From Neodiprion pinetum isolate iyNeoPine1 chromosome 7, iyNeoPine1.2, whole genome shotgun sequence, a single genomic window includes:
- the LOC138191245 gene encoding LOW QUALITY PROTEIN: NADH-ubiquinone oxidoreductase chain 2-like (The sequence of the model RefSeq protein was modified relative to this genomic sequence to represent the inferred CDS: deleted 1 base in 1 codon), which yields LTIQKIAPSLILINNNIRIIIYISIILSGFIGSLLGLNQTSLKLIIAYSFINHISWMFMSILIDFYILLIYLIIYSLNNLIIVFFFSYFNINYLNQVYKFNNIRYFMKFIVIIIFISIAGIPPIFVFISKFFVFILIVNNKFFIECLIFIIFTLIVLFY from the exons ttaactattcaaaaaattgctccttcattaattttaattaataataatattagaataattatttacatatcAATAATTTTGTCCGGATTTATAGGTTCATTATTAGGATTAAATCAAACTtcattaaaattgattatagCTTATTCTTTTATTAATCATATATCTTGGATGTTTATGTcaatattaattgatttttatattttattaatttatttaataatttattctttaaataatttaataatt gtatttttttttagttattttaatataaattatttgaatcaagtttataaatttaataatataagatATTTTATGAAGTttatagttataataatattcatatcaATAGCTGGTATTCCACctatatttgtttttatttcaaagttttttgtttttattttaatagtaaataataaattttttattgaatgtttgatttttattatttttacattaattgttttattttattag